The DNA sequence TTGTTCGTAGTATGGCAACACATGTATTGTCTTGCTAAAATACTCTTCAATACGTTTTTTCAACTTGTCTGCTGCATCATCGGCACGGCCAGACACTTCTTGTCTTTTGGCAATACGTGCCGTCAATTCTTCTTCGCTGACGTCCAGCGCCAACACTGTGCTGATCGGCTGTCCATTAGATTCTAAAAATTGATCCAATGCTTCTGCCTGAGCCACCGTTCGCGGAAAACCATCAAAGATAAAGCCCTTAGCATTTTGATGCTCATTGATCTCCTGCTCCAGCATAGAGATAGTAATCGAATCAGGCACCAAATTACCGTCAGCGATAATCTGATTTACCTTCTTGCCCAGCTCGGTCTCGTTTTTAATATGAGCACGAAACATATCTCCTGTAGAGATATGATGTAATCCATATTGAGCGATTAGTTTTTCCGACTGTGTCCCCTTACCTGCACCAGGAGGGCCAAAAATTACAAGGTTTAACATAACGTTCTGTTATTTTGTTTATTGCAAAATAAAAGCCTAATCCGTGGATCGAATTAGGCTTTGATGTTAACTAAGTGCGCTCAAAGGGAGTCGAACCCCTAACCTCCTGATCCGTAGTCAGGTGCTCTATCCAATTAAGCTATGAGCGCCGCTTCCAAAGCATAAAGAGTTGTGCCCGTTTTGTTTTGGTGTTGCAAATATAGCAAAATGCTTTTTGCTAACAAATATTTTTTCATCAAAGCCC is a window from the Sphingobacterium sp. lm-10 genome containing:
- a CDS encoding adenylate kinase, encoding MLNLVIFGPPGAGKGTQSEKLIAQYGLHHISTGDMFRAHIKNETELGKKVNQIIADGNLVPDSITISMLEQEINEHQNAKGFIFDGFPRTVAQAEALDQFLESNGQPISTVLALDVSEEELTARIAKRQEVSGRADDAADKLKKRIEEYFSKTIHVLPYYEQQGKLNKIDGIGEIDEIFVALSKVIDTHKVG